GCTACCTGACCCACCGCGCGGCGAGGGCCCTGGCCAATGACCTGGGGCGGCGCTTCGCGGTGGCGGGCCTGGATCTGACTGCGGAACAGTGGCGGGTGATGACCCTGCTTTGGGACCGGGACGGTCGGACCCAGCAGGAGATTTCCGGCGGACTGTTGCAGGAGAAGACCGGGATCAGCCGTCTGGTGGACGGCCTGGAGGCCCGCAGTCTGGCGGTCCGCGCCCGCGACGAACGCGACAGCCGCAAACGCAGGGTCTACCTGACCATCGAGGGGAAGAAGCTCAGGCGCGGGTGCATCGCGGCCGCATCGG
This is a stretch of genomic DNA from Desulfovibrio aminophilus DSM 12254. It encodes these proteins:
- a CDS encoding MarR family winged helix-turn-helix transcriptional regulator gives rise to the protein MNAKTFRLDESLGYLTHRAARALANDLGRRFAVAGLDLTAEQWRVMTLLWDRDGRTQQEISGGLLQEKTGISRLVDGLEARSLAVRARDERDSRKRRVYLTIEGKKLRRGCIAAASATLEQAVAGVPEEKLEACLEVLRRVARNLTPAEGTPKD